From the genome of Delphinus delphis chromosome 8, mDelDel1.2, whole genome shotgun sequence, one region includes:
- the CCDC82 gene encoding coiled-coil domain-containing protein 82: MVHIRRHETRKNSKTQECEQKSRVDWRRTKRSSVSQLCDSDDELESDEELDSDESVDSNESVDSDEEPDSNEGLDSNKKPENERELKLIKVESEGNNSKHLINTGNSSTYEEEKNKTKHGSIDLPDHEKHSGQEEDDLNKHSGQITEEDLEEEHIKRGKRKRTSSVMYDSDESDDSDILVRKVGVKHPRRVVEDECSSVEMEQKEPEKTLAARKREQLQKLQDLSKQRSRQRRSSSRDFEDSEKKSCPSSDENDDEEEGKEEDDYEYDEDGDDYVIDDFVVQDEEGDEENKSQRGEKLKLVKQNSLYSFSDHYTHFERVVKALLINALDKSFLGTLYDGTRQKSYAQDMLTSLHYLDNRFVQPRLENLVSRSRWKEQYKERVENYSDVSIHLKNPENCSCQACGLNRHCRYSVHLSGKLYNTRTMEIDDFMSHDKQVFTVGRICANRTRIYHELKHFKFKLYQECCSIAKTEEVEDEQVKETVERIFNQSKESGWIKEKYDQLQEYLSSADYFQDEKFD, from the exons ATGGTACATATTAGAAGACATGAAACAAGGAAAAATTCTAAAACTCAAGAGTGTGAACAGAAATCTCGAGTGGATTGGAGGCGGACTAAAAGAAGTAGTGTCTCACAATTATGTGATAGTGATGATGAACTTGAGAGCGATGAGGAGCTTGATAGTGATGAAAGTGTTGACAGTAATGAAAGTGTTGACAGTGACGAAGAGCCTGATAGTAATGAGGGGCTTGATAGTAATAAGAAGccagaaaatgaaagagagcttaaattaattaaagttgaaagtgaaggaaacaatagtaagCATCTCATTAACACTGGCAACAGTTCAAcatatgaagaagaaaagaacaaaaccaaacatgGAAGTATTGACTTACCAGATCACGAAAAGCATTCAGGTCAAGAGGAAGATGATCTCAACAAACACTCTGGACAAATAACAGAGGAGGATTTAGAAGAAGAACACATCAAGcgagggaagagaaaaaggacctCCTCTGTGATGTACGACAGTGATGAAAGTGACGACAGTGATATCCTTGTTAGAAAAGTGGGAGTTAAACATCCACGTAGAGTGGTTGAAGATGAATGTTCTTCAGTGGAGATGGAgcaaaaagaacctgaaaaaactTTAGCTGCAAGAAAGCGAGAACAGCTCCAGAAACTGCAAGACCTCTCAAAACAGAGATCTCGTCAGAGACGCAGTAGTAGTAGAGATTTTGAG gaCTCTGAAAAGAAATCCTGCCCAAGCAGTGATGAAAATGATgatgaggaggaggggaaggaggaagatgatTATGAATATGATGAAGATGGAGATGATTATGTTATTGATGACTTTGTAGTGCAAGATGAGGAGGGTGATGAAGAGAATAAAAGCCAACgaggagaaaaactgaaattagTAAAGCAGAATTCTCTTT attcttttagtGACCACTATACTCACTTTGAAAGAGTTGTGAAGGCTCTTCTGATCAATGCTCTAGATAAATCTTTTCTGGGAACATTATATG ATGGCACCAGGCAAAAATCATATGCACAAGATATGTTGACATCTCTTCATTATTTGGATAACCGCTTTGTTCAGCCTCGTCTAGAGAACTTAGTCTCTAGAAGTCGTTGGAAAGAGCAATATAAG gaGCGAGTAGAAAATTATTCTGATGTAAGTATCCATTTGAAGAATCCTGAGAACTGTTCCTGCCAGGCTTGTGGATTGAATCGCCACTGTAGATATTCGGTGCATTTATCAGGAAAGTTATATAACACCAGGACTATGGAAATAGATGATTTCATGTCACATGATAAACAg gtGTTTACTGTTGGCAGAATTTGTGCTAATCGTACCAGAATTTACCATgaactgaaacattttaaattcaagCTGTACCAGGAATGTTGCTCCATTGCAAAGACAGAAGAGGTTGAAGATGAACAGGTTAAAGAAACAGTGGAGAGAATTTTCAATCAGTCAAAAGAAAGTGGCTGGATTAAGGAG AAATACGATCAACTTCAAGAATATCTCAGTTCTGCGGATTACTTTCAAGATGAGAAGTTTGACTGA